One Archangium violaceum genomic window, AGCGCTTGAAGGCGATGAACGAGTACGCCCAATCCAGGAGCACGGCCAGCTTGCTGCGGAATCCGATGAGGAAGAGGATGTGGATGCCAAGCCACGCCATCCACGCGCTGAAGCCCGAGGACTGGAAACGCTGGAAGGCCACCCCCACCGCCTTGCCTCGCCCGATGACCGCGTAGGTGCCTCGGTCCCAGTAGCGGAAGGGCTCCATCCCCTTCCCCTCCAGGTGGCGGCGGATGTTGCGCGCGGCGTGCTTCCCCTGCTGGATGGCCGCGGGCGCCACTCCCGGAATGGGGCTGCCGTCCTGGACGAAGTGCGCCAGGTCCCCGATGACGAAGACGTCCCGGCGGCCGGGAATCGTGAGCTCGGACGACACCTTGACGCGGCCCGCGCGGTCCAGCTCCGCCCCCAACGAGCCCGCCACCGGTGAAGCGGCCACCCCCGCCGCCCAGATGATGCACCGCGATGCGATGTGCTCCTCGCCAATGTACACGCCCGTCTCGTCGATATGGGTGACGCGCGTGTGGGTTCGCACTTCCACCCCGAGCTTCTCCAATGCCCGCCGCGCCTTCTCCGAGAGCGGCTCCGGGTAGACGGGCAGCACGCGCGGCACCCCCTCCAACAACAGGATGCGGGCCTGGGAGGGGTCGATGTTGTGGAAGTCCTTCGCCAGCGTGTGGCGGGAAATCTCCGCCAGCGCCCCCGCCATCTCCACCCCCGTGGGCCCCGCTCCGATGATGACGAAGGTGAGCAACTCCCGGCGCCGTACCGGGTCGGACTCGCGCTCGGCCATCTCGAAGGCCAGCAGCACCCGCCGACGGATCTCCAGCGCGTCGTCGATCGTCTTCAACCCCAAGGCGTACTTCGCCCACTCGTCGTGACCGAAGTAGGAGTGCGTCGCTCCGGTGGCGATGATCAGGTAGTCGTAGGACAGCTCACCGTCGGCGAGCAGGACGCGCTTGTTGGCCACGTCCACGCCCGTCGCCTCGGCGAACAGGACCGTCGACTCCCGGCTCAACAGGCCGCGGATGGGCGAGGCGATCTCCCCCGGGCTGAGCGTGGCCGTGGCCACCTGGTACAGCAGGGGCTGGAAGAGATGGTGGTTCTGCCGGTCCACCACGGTGACGCGCACCGGAGCGTTGCGCAGCGAACGTGCCGCGTACAGGCCGCCAAAACCACCGCCGAGAATGACCACGTGGGGGTACTTGTCGCCTTGGGTCGCCATGCACTGGAACTTCCTCCCGGCGAGTGGAAATTCAACGGAATCGACGTCCGCGCGTCTCCACCGTACACGGCGGCGATGGAGCGAGCTAGAAGGCCGCTTGATGAAGCTCCTGTCTCCTTTCATCGCACTCTTCCAGGCCGTCTTCCTCATCCTGTGGCTGGTGTTCTGGATTACCCTTTCCGGACTCGCGGCGCTTCTCACCCTCAACGGAGAGGTGCCGCTGATGATGGCGCGGCGCTTCTGGGCCCCCATGCATTGGCGTATCACCGGCTCGCCGCTGCTCGTGGAACCGCTGCCCGACGTCGACTGGAGCAAGCCCCACATCTTCTTGATGAATCACCAGTCCGCCTTCGACATCCCCGTGGCGTTCGCGGTGATTCCCGTGAACATCCGATTCATCGCCAAGCACGTGCTCAAGTGGGTTCCCTTCCTCGGCTGGTACATGGCGGGCACGGGGATGATCTTCCTCAACCGCTCCAACCGGCGCGAGGCCATGCGCAGCCTCAAGGAGGCCGGTGAGCGCATCCGCGCCGGCTCCAACATCCTCGCCTTCCCCGAGGGTACGCGCTCGAAGGACGGACGCATCCTCCCCTTCAAGAAGGGCTCCTTCGTGCTGGCCGTGGAGGCCGGTGTGCCCATCATCCCGATGGCCGTCGAGGGCACCAACGGCATGCTTCCTCCCGGCAGCATCCGGCTGCGCCGCAGTCCCATCCGCGTGAAGGTGGGCCCCCCCATCAGCACCGCGGGGCGCAAGGGAGCCGATCGCGAGGCCCTCATGCTCGAAGTGCGCGACGTCATCATCCAGCTCCATCGGGACATCGGTGGTGCGGGCGGAGAGCCCCAGGACACATCCACCGCGGGAAACAGTTGAGCCAGCCCAAGAACGGCCCTTCAGGGACCCGAACGACTCGTAAACAGGCGCCTCCCCAGGCTCAGTCTTCGGCGACTTGTTGTCCGACTGTCGGACAAGTGGAAGAGACGTGCGGCCGGAGGTCGGCATGCGCTGGCTCCGGTTGTCACCCCTGACAGGATGCTCCTCTCCTGGCTCAGGAGTTCGCTCTCGCGCACCGCTCCACCCGGCGGGACACCTCGCACCCAATGAGACGCCCGCGCACCACGTGCTCCGAGTGAGCCGGGCGCGGCACGGCCGTTGCTCATGCTCCTCGCGGCGCGCCGGAGCCATTCCGGCTCCGAGGCGCGGCCCACTCATGAAGGGCGGCGAGGTGCGACGATGAACAAACTGACGGAGAAGCTGAAGGCGGTGGCGGCGGCGGTGGCGGCGATCGAGAAGCAGTTCGGCAAGGGCGCGGTGATGCCCCTGGGCGGCGAGGTGCGCGAGCAGCGGGTGGCGGTCATCCCCACGGGCTCGGTGGGGTTGGACCGGGCGCTCGGCGTGGGCGGCTACCCGCGCGGGCGCGTGGTGGAGTTGTTCGGCAACGAGTCCTCGGGCAAGACGACGCTCACGCTGCACGCCATCGCGCAGGTGCAGGCCCAGGGGGGCGTGGCCGCCTTCATCGACGCGGAGCACGCGCTGGACGTCAACTACGCACGCAAGCTGGGCGTGCGCGTGGAGGAGCTGCTCATCTCCCAGCCGGACACCGGCGAGCAGGCGCTCGAAATCACCGAGCAGCTCGTGCGCTCGGGAGCGGTGGACCTCATCGTGGTGGACTCGGTGGCGGCGCTCGTGCCGCGCGCGGAGATCGAAGGCGAGATGGGCGACGCGCACATGGGTGTGCAGGCGCGGCTGATGAGCCAGGCGCTGCGCAAGCTGACGGGCGCGGTGAGCCGCTCGGGGTGCTGCATCATCTTCATCAATCAGATCCGCATGAAGATCGGCGTGGTGTTCGGCAACCCGGAGACGACCACGGGCGGCAACGCGCTGAAGTTCTACTCCTCGGTGCGCATGGAGATCCGCCGCACGAGCAACCTCAAGGACGGGGAGAACGTGGTGGGCACGCGGGCGAAGGTGAAGGTGGTGAAGAACAAGGTGGCCCCGCCCTTCCAGGAGGCGGAGTTCGACCTGCTGTACGGCGTGGGCATCCACCGCGCGGGCGAGGTGCTGGACCTGGCGGTGCACTCGGGGCTGGTGGACAAGTCCGGCAGCCACTTCAGCCTGCGCGGAGAGCGCATCGGCCAGGGCCGCGAGCGGGCCTCGGAGTGGTTGCGCGAGCACCCGGATGCCCTGGAGGGACTCGCCCGTGAGCTGGTGGGGATGACCCGCCCCGTCCCGGCGCCGAACCCGAGCGCCGAGATGGAGGCGCCCGCGGCGATGGCCTAGGCGCCAGGGGCCTCAAGCGACACCGGCACCTCAAGGCGGCGCTGGCCGGCACGCAGATACAACTGGCCTCCCTCGTCCTGCTCCATCAACTCGCCGAGCTGGTACTGGGCGTCCCGGGAGAAGCGTGCCCCGGCCCGGCCGCCCTTCACCCGGCAGGTGAGGACGCCCTCGGCGTCCACGGCGAGGGTGGCTGGCTCGAGCGCCTCGGCGGTGCGGTCGCTCAGGCGCACGGATACCCGCTCGTCCGGGGTGACATCCACGGTGCGCACCTCGTAGGCGGCGTCCTCCACCTGGACGTAGCACCAGTCCTTGCCAATCTGGAGCTGGTAGCGCCCCTGCTCGTCGAGGACGAGCGAGGTGTTGAAGAGCTCGATGATGCGCGGGTGCTCGATGGGCTCGTCATCGTGCCACCAACGCAGCCGCGCATCGAGCCGGATGCCGCTGTCCTCGCGGGTGTGCCAGCGCTTGCCGGGGGGAGGCGGTCCCGAGGGAGGTCCTGGAGGCGGTTGGGTCACGTCTCGTTATCTGCTCGCCCGAAGGCGGCCGGTCAAGCCAACGCGCCCGGCCCTACCAGTTCCGGACAAGCTCGGTATAGCCGCGGAAGGCCACCGCGCCCCAGAAGTTCACCAATATTCCGAAGACCACCGTGGCCAGCACGGCCCGGTTGCGCAGGGACCAGCCGCTAAGGGCGAAGAGGAGCAGGAGGTAGGGCGTGTAGTCGATGCTGAACCGGAAGCCGAACTGCATGTAGCCGTCGTTCTGGTAGAAGAGCCCGGGCAACGCGGTCACGGCCACGGTGAGCCACAGCGGCCAGTGCAGGCGCGGCCTCAGCCTCGGCACCACCAGGAAGACGAGCAGCGGCAGCGTCAGCAGCAGCGACAGGCCATGCGGGTTGTACCCCAGCCGCAGCGGGTTCAACGACACCTTCGGCAGCAGGAGGAAGGCCGCCTCCAGGTTGCGAGGCAGGTAGACCAGGTCGAAGAGGCCCCAACGGTCGATGTCCACGTTGACGCGGTTGTTGTAGAGGAACGCGTGGCCGAACTCGCCCGGGCTGCCGAAGCGGTAGAAGTTGTAGGCCGCCGCCAGCAGCGCGAGCGGTGCCGCCCCGAGCGCGAACAGGCCCAGCTTGCGCAGCGCGGGCTTCCAATGGGAGCCCAGCGCCTTGAGCTGCTCGATCCGGTCCGGACCGGGGCACAGCGCCTCCAGCACGAAGAAGAGCCCGGTGAACAGCAGCGGCGTGCGGGTGAGCGTCGCCATGGAGAAGAAGAGGCCCGCGAGCACCGGACGGTGCGCCCGCACCGCGTTGCGCACGTAGAGGCACGTGAAGGCCACGCCCATGACTTCCGCGCTGAACCACACCTCGCCGCGGATGGACGCGTAGAAGAAGAGCGTGCCGAAGGCCAGCACCAGCGCCAGGCCCACGTTCTCCATGCGATCTCGCGCCGTCTCCCCCTCCTTCGCGAGGAAGCGCAGCAGCGAGTAGAAGAGCGCCACCGCCAGCGCCCCCACGATGACCCCGAACGAGGTGTCGTTGAACTGGTAGCCGTGCAGCGCCACGAAGGGCAGCATCACCACCGCCGGGAACGACGGGAAGCTCACGTACCAGCGGTCCCCCGGCCTCAGCCGCCCCTCGCACCGCACCTTCTTCCCCGCCACCTCGCGCACGCACGCCCAGTCCTCGAGGTTCGGCAACACCTCCGGGTCCAGGTCCAGCCGCCCCTCCAGCCACGCCTTCGCCTGGTACACGAAGTGGGGAGCCTCGCTCTGCCGCAGGAAGCGCTGCGAGCTGAAGCTGGCCAGCACCGCGAAGCTCACCAGGAAGAGCACCACCTCCACCCGGTACGCCGCCAGCCACATCCTCAGCGCCGCCCCCACCACCCCACCCCGCTCGTCCGAGGACACGGTGGGCGCAACGGGCTGCTCCGGAGCTCCCGGCTCCGTGGGGCGCCCGGGCACGGGCGTGGCCGTCCGAGGCTCGGCGGTGGACTCGGGAGCGGACGCCACGGACTCGGGCGTCTGCGCGGCGGATGACTTGGGACGCTTGGACTTGGAGCGGCTCATGGGGCGGAAACAGTCAGCAGGCGCTCACGCAACAGCTCGAGCGCGTTCGAGGCGGCGAAGAGACGCACGAGATCCCGATCGCCTGGAATGGAGAAGCGTTCGCAGCGGGTGGGGGCTCCCTCCGCGGCGAGCGCACAGTAGACGGTGCCCACGGGGTCCTCGGGCGTTCCCCCCGTCGGGCCCGCGAAACCCGTCACCGACAGGCCGTAGGTCGTCTTGCAGGCCGCGCGAATTCCCTCGGCCATGGCCACCGCCACCGGGCGAGACACCGCTCCG contains:
- a CDS encoding NAD(P)/FAD-dependent oxidoreductase, translated to MATQGDKYPHVVILGGGFGGLYAARSLRNAPVRVTVVDRQNHHLFQPLLYQVATATLSPGEIASPIRGLLSRESTVLFAEATGVDVANKRVLLADGELSYDYLIIATGATHSYFGHDEWAKYALGLKTIDDALEIRRRVLLAFEMAERESDPVRRRELLTFVIIGAGPTGVEMAGALAEISRHTLAKDFHNIDPSQARILLLEGVPRVLPVYPEPLSEKARRALEKLGVEVRTHTRVTHIDETGVYIGEEHIASRCIIWAAGVAASPVAGSLGAELDRAGRVKVSSELTIPGRRDVFVIGDLAHFVQDGSPIPGVAPAAIQQGKHAARNIRRHLEGKGMEPFRYWDRGTYAVIGRGKAVGVAFQRFQSSGFSAWMAWLGIHILFLIGFRSKLAVLLDWAYSFIAFKRSARLITGPLLELVRPEKRAEAGTLKDRPGAGSSERGVAAG
- a CDS encoding lysophospholipid acyltransferase family protein, with product MKLLSPFIALFQAVFLILWLVFWITLSGLAALLTLNGEVPLMMARRFWAPMHWRITGSPLLVEPLPDVDWSKPHIFLMNHQSAFDIPVAFAVIPVNIRFIAKHVLKWVPFLGWYMAGTGMIFLNRSNRREAMRSLKEAGERIRAGSNILAFPEGTRSKDGRILPFKKGSFVLAVEAGVPIIPMAVEGTNGMLPPGSIRLRRSPIRVKVGPPISTAGRKGADREALMLEVRDVIIQLHRDIGGAGGEPQDTSTAGNS
- the recA gene encoding recombinase RecA — encoded protein: MNKLTEKLKAVAAAVAAIEKQFGKGAVMPLGGEVREQRVAVIPTGSVGLDRALGVGGYPRGRVVELFGNESSGKTTLTLHAIAQVQAQGGVAAFIDAEHALDVNYARKLGVRVEELLISQPDTGEQALEITEQLVRSGAVDLIVVDSVAALVPRAEIEGEMGDAHMGVQARLMSQALRKLTGAVSRSGCCIIFINQIRMKIGVVFGNPETTTGGNALKFYSSVRMEIRRTSNLKDGENVVGTRAKVKVVKNKVAPPFQEAEFDLLYGVGIHRAGEVLDLAVHSGLVDKSGSHFSLRGERIGQGRERASEWLREHPDALEGLARELVGMTRPVPAPNPSAEMEAPAAMA
- a CDS encoding DUF1285 domain-containing protein, which encodes MTQPPPGPPSGPPPPGKRWHTREDSGIRLDARLRWWHDDEPIEHPRIIELFNTSLVLDEQGRYQLQIGKDWCYVQVEDAAYEVRTVDVTPDERVSVRLSDRTAEALEPATLAVDAEGVLTCRVKGGRAGARFSRDAQYQLGELMEQDEGGQLYLRAGQRRLEVPVSLEAPGA